From Aspergillus luchuensis IFO 4308 DNA, chromosome 2, nearly complete sequence:
CAGGGGGTCATAATGTCCTTAACTCGTTAACTCGGGTGTAGTCCTCAATTGATCCATTTAAACGGCATAGCAAGATGGAAAAGCCCGGCGTTCAGCATGTtgagaatgatgatggtgatgagaacCTCGCCGTCAAAAGAAGGGATGACCATGATTTAGAGGCGTTCAATGGGTCTCATGGTAAAGATATTGAAGAAAAGGACTCAGATACTCTGACGGAAGATCATCGTCAATATCTGATTCAGAAATATGGAACAGTAGAACTGGATCCTATCCCGGACATGACTGACGCTGATCCCTATAATTGGCCGACATGGAAGGTAAGTTCTACCTTATGCTAAGACAAATTCCGGATATTGTTATTGACAGGCCTTCGGTGTAGAAAGTCATCAACTTAGCTCTAGTTGCGTTCCACGCTATGATGGCAACTTTTTCGGCGTCTTCAATCCAATCCGCCTTCGTTGAGATAGCAGAGGACCTTGGTGTCAGCGTACAAAGAGCAAGCTACTTAACTTCCCTAGTCATTGCCATTCTCGGGGGTGCGCCTCTTTTCTGGATGCCATTGTCCAACCGCTATGGTCGACGTCCTATATTCCTGCTTTCGCTGCTATGCAGTCTGGTTGCTAATGTGGGCTGCGCCAAAAGTCCGTCATATGCGACTATGGGATTTTGCCGGGCCCTTGTTGCCTTTTTTATAAGCCCTGCCGCTGCTATTGGTAGTGCTGTCGTCGCCGAGACTTTTTTCAAGAAAGACCGCGCAAGATGTATGGGCGTGTGGGCCGTCATGGTAACTTTGGGTGTGCCGCTTGCACCTCTGCTTTTTGGGTTCGTTACTAGTCGTGTGGGATACCGGTGGATCTACTGGATATTGGCTATCGTGAGTATGAGCGTCATCAAGATAGAAGAGGGATGCTAACCATACCAGACCAACGGCGTTCAGTTCATCACATACCTGATCTTCGGCCAAGAAACTCTCTACATCCGTGGTAGCCCTGCTAGTCACGTCAGTAACCCAACCCTTCGCCAACGATTCCTTGATGTGAAGCGTATTGATCCAACGCCCTTGGAAATATGGGACTTTTTACGCCCCATCAGCATGGCAACACGGCCCTGTGTTATGATTCCGGCCGCCGCTTATGCGATGGTATTCCTCCTCGGTGGTATTCTCCCATCAATTGAGATGCCGCAACTCTTCCCCGAGATGTTTGGACTTGACTCGGAGCAGGTGGGTCTGCAGTTTATCGCGATGATCATCGGCTCTCTGCTCGGCGATCAGGTTGGGGGCTTCTTATCCGACCGTTGGATGCTGTACGGGCGGAAGAAAACGCAGCGGACCATTGCACCGGAATTCAGACTCTGGATAAGCTATCCGGGTATTGCCCTGACGATAGTTGGCATCGTTATCTTCCTTGTCCAGCTAGATCATGCTTCGTCGCAGTGGAATATCACTCCGTTGGTTGGGGTCACCATTGGGTCTATTGGAAACCAAATCGTCACTACCGTCAGCTTCACGTATGCCGTGGATTGTTATCGATCAGAAGCAGCAAGCGTTGGTGTTTTTATCACGTTGGTGCGACAGACGTGGGGATTCATAGGACCCTTCTGGTAAGTCGTCTGTGTTTGGGAGGTGTGGGTATACTGACAGTAGTCCAGGTTTCCGCAAATGTTGGAGAATGTTGGGTATCTAGGGAGTACGGGGATTGCAATTGCCTTGATCGTAGCTGTTAGTGCCATTCCAATGGCTCTGTTGCATTGGAAGGGGAAGGCTTGGAGGTAGAAAAACATGATAGCGAATGGCTTATCTCATCGTAATCCTGACGCATCACTTGAGCAATTGCTGGATATATGTAGTTTTCAGTCAATTGATTTGATGTGAGATAGTACTTGCTACTATAAGCCTGGGGGGAAAAGGCGAGGGCCTTATGGTTTGCAAGCACCGGGAATCCTTGATATCCAAATGTATGACCATTGCCAGTGGGCCCCTTTTGAAATCAGTACCTGAATTGGATCATATGTAGCTAGTAGTTGAGATCTCCTCTCATGGCTATTTTGAAGGATCATCAAACCTTTATGATAAACTCTATCTTGCATACCAAGCGTATCTTAAGTCCTAGTGTCGATAAGTTGTTCCTAGGCGTTTATGAAGAGAGCACTGATTGTCGGATAAACATTAACGCGAGTTCATCCCCAATTAAGCCGCTAGTAGGCTCTGTTAATGGCTGTTAATTGAAATTATCACAATAGTGTTCTGGACCTGGATGGTGGGCCCTGGTGGCGTTCTTATTGAAGAAAACGACGCTAGCATGCATATTCACGAAGATGTTTTGACAATCCACAACTTTTCACTTAAACTATACAGATGTTCCTGTACAACTAACACCAAAGTCTATACTAAATGATACCTTTATACTACATTAGTAATAGCACTCAAGTTCCTTCTAAGCTCTATTGTGTTGCTATTGTTGTCTCGTAACATCTTCGAATACCCAAAGATTATGGCTACTTGACTGATAGGTAAGTATATGTGGTTGTAGGGGTCTATAAGCTGTACTACCTTCGATCTTTGGTATTACTCGCTTATTCTCCATGCAATCCATTGGCAGGGAATCGATAGCTATCCTTGGGTTCCACAAGACTAAGCCATGATCGCTTCGTTTGCTCATAAATGGAGAAAGCCGTGAATTGGCTGATCTGTTACCCTGTTTGCTCCTCTCTTTTGCAAGCTCTCAAAAAGGCCCCGCTTCCTTGTCTCCCTTTTTCTATATCTCCTGTTCGCCTCTTCCGTCTTCAttccttctccccactcCCTACTTTGTAGCACGGCTCTGGTAGTAGGTCTTTCTTTGCAGATAACTAGGCTGAAGGATCCTACGCCACGTGCCATCAATAGGTAAGTGTCATATCCTTTTCTTGCAAATAGATCTTTTCATCAACTTTGTCTATCAAAAACTGTTCCTGTTCTGTATACCGAACGCGTCCACGCGTTGTTATCGATTGGAATGGACTACCAACAGACTAACAACACCAGTGCACCGATACCCATCTAGCTTCCATCAACTACAGACTCTGCTCTCAAGATGGCCGGCTGGACGctcgaaggagatggagatgacaaTGGCACCTGGGGTGGTGGCAATGACGCTGGTACGTGTCCTCTTGGAAACAAGTCCCTTTTCCCAAGGACAGCATGTGCTCAATCATGTTCCACCAAATCATGAAGTTTCACGATACTAAGAGATGAGACAGGCTTCAGTAATGATGAGAACGCTAGGCCTGGTCACTTCAGTACTGAACCCGGATACGGTGGTGATGACTTTGCTCCTGCGACTGAAGGCCATGGCGATGATAATCGGTGCCGGAAGTAAGTAGCTTCTTACAGATTCTCACTGTCGCTAACAGAAGATAGCTGTGGAAGCGACGGTCACTTTGCTCGCAACTGTCCCGAACCGCGCAAGGACATAGCATGCTTCAATTGCGGCGAGGACGGGTATAATCATCCATGTGCTTTTCCAATacatttctttctctgaCATGAGTTAGACATAACAAGTCTGAGTGCACTAAGCCTCGTATTTTCAAGGGTGCTTGCCGTATCTGCAACAAGGAAGGACATCCAGCCGCTGAATGCCCTGAAAAGGCTCCCGACGTGTGCAAGAATTGCAAGATGGAAGGTATGGCATACCGCATGTTCTAATAGGATGCATGCGCTAACAGCTCGTGAAGGTCACAAGACTATGGACTGCAAGGAAAACCGTCGTTTTGATCTGAACCACATTCCTGACAAGCTCCCCGAGGAGGCTTGGGCCATTCTGAAGAAAGCTAGTGACGAAAGAGATCTCGAAGATTTCCGTGAGGTAAGAAGCACTTACTTCGGGTGCGACCGTGTGCTCGTTCACAAGTACTAACGTTGCACAGGGACTTAAGGTGTACTCCAAGTCTCTTCCGCAGGCCACTTTCGTGGACATCGAAAACAAATTGCGTGAAGAGGACCTTAATTTCTACCTTATTGCACTGGTAAGACAGAACATTCGTCATCTCTACACGCTGAAGCACTAAGAAGCACGCACGTTGACTCTATGGCACCCTCTAGGACAAGGAGGTCAATGATTGTATCAGCCTCATTGATCTTCAGGGGAAGCTGAACTGCACATACGTGGTCGGCTTTTTCTACAGCCCTAAGCCGCAGCGCGCCAATCTCAGAGAACGCTGGCCGTCTTCCGTCGAGGACAATCTTGAACGTCTTGCTGACGCCGGTCTGCCTTACGATCGACAGGTCCCCAAGTGCAACAATTGCGGCGGTAGGTTACGAACTGTGGCTCCATCTGTTTATATATGCTAACGGCTTGTAGCATTGGGTCACACTTTTCGTGGCTGTAAGGAGGAGCGAGAGGAACGTGAGCGTGTCGGCGTTAAATGCGTCAACTGCAGTGCTGATGGACATCGTGCTCGCGATTGCCCTGAGCCACGTCGCAATGTTTTTGCTTGTCGTAACTGCGGGTAAGCTCACTTTGCTAGACTTGAGAGTTCTTTACTGACGATAGCAAGCTCGGAGGACCACAAGGCATCAGAATGTCCCAACCCTCGCTCTGCAGAGAACGTTGAATGCAAGCGATGCAACGAGAGTAAGTCTCCAACATATCAGTTCCTCGTCTGCTACATACTGACTGTATAATCTAGTGGGACATTTCGCGAAGGACTGTCCTCAGAAACCACCTCCCAGAACCTGCCGCAACTGCGGGTAAGTTTGAAAGAGCTATTCCACTGATTCATTCACGTCTCCTAACGAAGTAGATCCGAGGATCACGTTGCAAAAGAATGTGACAAGCCGCGCGATGTCTCTACTGTTACCTGCCGGAACTGCGATGAGGGTGAATCCCGAAGACATTACCCCAGTTCTCTAGGGTCCAGACTGCTAATACTCAATAGTCGGACACTTCAGTCGTGACTGCCCCAAGAAGCGAGACTATTCCCGTGTCAAGTGCAACAACTGTGGTGAAAGTAAGAGCTATCCCCAAATAAATAATGTACACAGCACGCTCTAACACAAATCAACCTGTCTATAGTGGGCCATACCATCAAGCGTTGCCCTACCGCCAATGCCACCGAGGACGCCCCTCACGACGACAGCCACAGTTTCAACGCGCCTGTCAACGACGAGTGGAATGAAAACGGAGGAACTCAGTGGAACGAGAGTGGAGGAACTCAACAGGAAAGCGCCCCGGCCGAGGAAGGTGAATGGAATGTCGGTTCCACTCCTGGTTGGTAGAAGAAGGATACGGAAAGCGAAAGTCGATCAACGCATGGTGCATAAGGCGTCGGTCAGAATCGTCTGGAACGATTTCTGATACCTTTGCACGCGCATTTCTCAGTCGCTTTCATACTTACCTCTCTTCTCGGACAGCAACCAGTTGGCCTCCTATGGTGGGTGATACTTGTTGAGGGTCGAGCTTTAATGTGTGTTCATACCGGCTGGTTCGGATAATCTCCCCTCgctattttctttcctttacTTGCAGAACTCGCTCGGAAGACGGAACCGTTTCTGCTTGTCTTTGCTTGATGAGCGGAGGGATCTGTCAGGCCGTTTGACCTGTAGGGTAGTTTGAAAAAGTTGCATCGAAATACGTTGTTGCTTCCTTGGTGTGCTGAGAACGTAGGTCAAATACAAATCATCTTATTAGAGTCTGAAGCCAAGTTCCCCCATCATACATGATATCCACATTAACTCATATTCATAATAAACCTCACATCAAACATTGAACAAGAGTCCCGAAATAGTATCACCAACTGCACACAAAGGACACGATTACACATTAAATATCCACATCACTTAACCACCCTACTTACCTTGtaaacctcctccaccacatcacaaCTCTCTCCCAAGCCCCCAACCtcgacctccacctcctcccccaaaaGACATAATAAACCAACACAGCAACCCCCAGATTAAACCCCACAAAAGCCCACCCGACACCaaaatccatccatctccgaTCAAACCGATAGTCCCTCTCCGCGAGGAACTGATCCGCAGTTGAATATGGACAATACTCACAACTCGTCATCGCCTCCGGGCTTATCAACCGCCCCGGCACCGTTTTCAAATAATCACCCAGATACTCAACACAAGTCTGCCCCGGGGGCGGATCGAACACCGCCAACTCAGCACTGCTGCAATCAACCGCCACGCCATGGAGCTGGGTAGAAGTAACGCCTGCAACGAAGTATGTGAATGGGGAGACGCGGTACATGAACATCCAGAAGCCGGGGAGGGCGTGGGGAGGTTGCATGACGCCGTTGAAGGTCAGGGCCATGAATGTGCAGGTGGCTAGTATGAGggttgaggtggagatggtgaggagggcgaaggagagggcgtagaggaagaattggatgaagaagaggaggatgaggcctTGGCGGGGGGTggattgggtggtggtggtggtgtctgagatggggtagtagtagattgcCCAGATGCAGATGCTGAGGGGGATTTGGTACAGGAGTTCAGTCAGGATGAGGGATAGGATGAGGACTTTGCTGGAGTAGGTTTTGGTGAGGCGTTCGCGGGTTTGGTATATTGTGTGGTGTttggtgaggaaggggatgattTGGTGGACGATAGGGATGAAGAGAGTGCAGATCATgaatgcggagaagatggtttCTTGGAGGCCGCTGATTGAGGTGCCGTGTTTGTAGAAGGAGAAGGTAATGATGAGGACGGCGCTtatttggaggaggattctggataggatggagaggggtgAGCGCCGGTATTGTTGGAGGGTTcggcggaagatgatggggaatTGGAGGTGTAGTGGGATGGCGAATTCTTTGTTGTCttttgggttgttgttgttctgcgTGTGAACGTTCTCGAATTCTTCGTGGATGGGGTCAACTTGGTTGTTTTTGGCCCAGATATCGGGCCAGGTCTCCCCATATTTGTTGGTGGCCGTGGAGAGGATCTCAACTATGTATTCGGCGGCATCTTCGTCTTGTCTGAGGGCCCGGGAGGCACCGTTGGATTCGACATAGTCTAGCAAAGGCTGTGCATTCTCGCCGGTGGATCCGAAGTATACAGTTCTACCCTCGCCGGAGAGGAATAGGAGCTGGTCAACTTGCTTGAATGCCATCATGCTGGGTTGCAGCGTGCAGATTATTGTCTGTCCGGCGTCTGCCAATTTTTGAAGAATACGGTAGATTGCGCGTGAATTTTGCACCTCGAGACCGCTGATAAGCATTAGCTTCTGCTCTATGTAAAGAATGCTGATTGCGATGCTTACCTGACAGGCTCTTCCACGAACAGAATCTCTGGCTTCGCAGCCAATTCTACTCCTATACTCAAAAGCCTCCGCTGCTTGACGTTCAAGCCTTCTCCAACCACTCCAACGACAGAGTCGGCATAGTCCTCCATTTCCAGTGCCTTGATTATTTGCTCAACATACGTGTGTTTGTCCTCCTTGGAGACGGAGTGTGGTTGACGTAGCACTGCGCTAAACCGCAAAGCCTCGCGAACAGTTGCTGTGTCCAAATGAATATCCTGTTGTTGAACATAGCCCATCTTCCGCTGGAAATTCGAGCTCAGAAGGCAGTTGTTGAAGAGTATGTCTCCACTAACTGTACCTGTTGTGAAACGCTGTGCCAACACCTTCAGTAGTTCAGCCTTCTGGACACTGTTATGGCTCATCAACGCCGTTATCGTCCCTGGCTTGGCCCAACCAGTCACCTGGTCCAGAATCCGATGGTTTCCACTACTTGTGTGGATTTCGCATACCACATCGCGCCAGCTCAAGTCATTTCGCTGAGGTTCAATGAAACTGAATTTATTCTGTCTCACATTGCCAGTGGTATCTTGGTCTGGAGTCACCGGGCCTTTTCcagcttcttcgtctttgcGATGCTCTTCGTGCCTGAGATAAGCCGATTTGCTTCCGAAATGAATAGTTGAGTGTGCAATGAACTCCGTCACAACGAAATAAAGACCCATCCAACCGACCAGGAAAACAATAAGAATACCAAAGTTTCTCCACACATGGTCGTAGGTATACCTGTAGGTCTGCCAGATATAGTCGTCACCACTAACAGTACGATGTCCAGCAACAGCCCCGACAGCTGAGCAAATATATGCATTAGTCTGGAGGTTGGGCTGAGAGGGTACGAACTCGGCACAGCCAAACTCCCGACCGTGGAACTCGTTGGCGACTAGGGCTTCATATGCGTAATATATGGGGTTGATATCATGGACAAATTCGAACCAATGGGGCATTCGAGGCTCCGGGATAATGAAGCCCGTGAATATGAAAACCCAAAGTACCAGCATCCCAGCGAGGGCTTGTACTTGCGCGAGTGTCTTTGTCACTGCCGCTGTCATCCGGAAGGCTGCACTAGCCACATGGATCAACACGAAGTTGATAAGAAAGCATATGAAGAATTGCGAAGGTTCGCGGCGAAGGTTGCTCATGAAGTATATGACAATGGTGTTCACAaggacgagaaggaaatTCTTGGGGATTTCACTCAATAAAATGGCGAGTGATTCGGCCATGGGGTAGTAGAAGCCAAATGAGGCATGCTTTTCCACCACCGGACGCTGGGAAAGTTGACTGCTCAACTCGGTTAGTGGCAGGAAGGAGTTGAGCATCACTAGGTAGAAAAGCACGGAACCCTTCGAGAAGAATCCAGCGGTCGTTGCAGGTGTATTGTAAAACATTGAGCCGATCAACAGGGCTATAATGAAGTTCACTGTAATCTTGCATGCTGCTGAAGCACGTTCGTTCCAAGCTCGCTGATAAGCGCGAATGGTGGTGAGTCTTACTTGCAGCAATATACCGGGATACTGCGAACCAAATTGCGTCTTTCTCAGCTGTTTCTGTTCTTCGTCCAGTTCAGGGTCGAGCAGGCGTTCTCTCGAGTGAGCACCCACAATCTGCTTATGACCACTCATCTCCCTCTGTAGCTCTTGATACTCTGGGGACTGGCACCAGTACGTCTCAAAGTCTTTCGGGGTTCGAGGGACTCTGTTCTCCATACCCCGACGTGGCTGCCTCTCCGTGGGATTGGTAATTGAAGTGAGGAATTCGGCAGTACTCTGGTGTGGATGGCGATACCACCCTTGGCGCTCGAAAAAGCCCTTAGCCTCAGAAGAAGAGCCGTAGAATATCTGGCGGCCTTCGTACAACAACAGAGTCTTGTCAAATAGATCATACATTGCTTCGCTAGCTTCATAAGCGGCCACAACATGGGAAGATGAACCCAAATCTGCTACCAGCCGCAAAGACTGCACAAACTTCAATGCCTCTGTTGAAGCTAGGCTCTGAGTTGACTTGTCCCATGCAGCTAAAGATGCTCCCGACAGGATTACCTCGGCAATACTAACTCGCTTGCGCTCACCCTCTGTCACGTCTTTGACTTCAGTGCTATATGTGTGACTCAGACCGAACACGGCTACAACAACTTTTGTTATAGCTTTTGCATATTCTGTCCGTGTTATTCCCTGTAGTCTTTCGGTGGGAGCTCGGATTGATGCTGCGAACTCCAAAGTCTGGCCAACCGTCAAATGTGAGAAGTGTTTGTCGGTTCCGTAGTTGTAAAGAATTGCTCTCTTGACATTCTCGGGTGTCTGTTGGTGTGGAATGCCATGGTAATGGAAGACCGATTCAGGATCTAGCTTCAGCCCGTCAAGCTTCCCACACAATGTTTTTGCGACCGTACTGCACCCAGCTCCAGGTCGTCCTAGGATAAGTAGCAGTTCCCCATTGCTTATGACGCCGTTTAGGTTCTGTACGATGCTCTTGGAGGGTTTCCGGCCCCGACTGAATGTATCTCGCGGCCGCAGTAAGGCAGAGAAGACACCCAGAGCCGTCAATTTACGAGCCTCGGGCCTAAATCCCAAAACATGCAGGTTTTGAAAGGTCATTCTTGATGAGTCTTTATGTGTGCCCGGGTTAAGCATGCACATCATCTTTCTGAGCCAGCTGTATAAACTGAAATCTCGGCTCTCTGGGTTAAGATACGGCTCGCCGGGCGAGACATTAGTCAGTTGACTGACACGAGCAACAACTTGATCATTTGCAAGCTTGGTAAGATGTAACTTTTCGGTTGGATCCAAGGCAGCGCGAGCCTTGTAACACAGTAAGGTTTGTTATTCTTTTCGTCTCCCATTGGGGATCGTTTTCCTGGTGGAGATCCAGTTTCGGATGTCGAATTTCCCTCATCAACCGCAATGCTGTCACAATGATTTACGTCGCATAagacctctttctcttctactGTGTGCACCACTTCCGAGGATGAAGCGGGCGCAGGGTCTTCTTCAACTGCTTTTCCAGaagcctcatcttcctccgttACTCCTTGGTCAGCCACTATCGCAGGGCTAATAGACACACTTTGGTCCATATGCCTAGCAGTCGCATAAGTATCGTCTTCTTTGGCTTCCCAAGAGTCGGTTATCCCACTTTCCATCTCTTGCTCCTTCACTGCGGGTGCGATGGTTAGTGGGGACGACGTAGGTTCCGCATGTGATATGAGAAAGGTGCCTTTTCGTCTTTCGCTTGTTTGAGTTGTTCCATTCAACAGGTTGATTCTTGTTTCCCAGGGAGCAAGATCCGGTGTCACGGTCTGAGGGGGGTCCTTATAAACGTCGGCTTCGGCCCCTACGTTCTGGAGGCTTTCTGTAAACATCAATTCCGATGAAGCGGTCTGTGAATGGACTATCGTATCGCTGTGGCCGACCGTATTGTTCGTTGCGCAATTGCGGTCCTCCCATTCATTGGTCTCTATCCTAGACTCAGTATGTGCTGGTATGGTGCTCTGTTCGGATGATTCGGTCCCCTGTGCTTGAGGAATTCCCTGGGCGAACCGCGACGTGGACAGGAGCCCCGAGGAAGTATCCTGCCCTTGAGTTGACGTTTCTTCCATATATCCATTATGGGTTTGCGCTTCGGCAGCCACTCCTCTTTCAGCAACTCTGTGCTCTGATGCTGCGTATGGGTTTTCCAAATGCACATTGAAGGACGAGAGAGAACTTTCCAGCGTGTCAAAGTTCATAGCTCCAGAATGCTCTTGAGAGGTATCCTGCCTCTGAGTCGACGTTTCTTCCGCATATTCTTCATAAATTTGCGCTTCAGTAGCCGCCTCCCTATGAGTGAATCCTGAGGCCAATATAGCATTCGAGAACGACGACTGCgggttggagaaagagatgTCCCTTTCCATCATCTCAGACTGCATTGCTTCAACATTCTGAGTAGACGCATTATGCACTTGAGCTACAACTGCCGTGCCTTCCGTATATCCACTGTAGGTTCGCACTTCAGAAGCCACCTCCCGGTTAGCGTCTATCGATGCTGATGTAGCATCCAAGAACCCCAAGTGGGTGTTGTCGGAAAAGATGTTTCTTTCTGCCCTCCCGGACTGCAGTGCTCCAGTATATCCTTGAAAGAGGCCATGCCCTTCTGAGTTCATAGACAACCCTTCAATATTTCCACGATAGATTCGCGCTTCAGAAGCCACCTCCCGTTCAGTGACCCTTGATACCGATGTAGCATTCGAGAAACCAAACTGCATACTGGAGGAGAAGTTTCTTTCTGATATCTCGGACTGCCCTGCTTCAGCATGCTCTTCAACGGTCCTAGAAGTAGAAGGGTGAGGAGGCGTTGAGTCTGTTTGAAAGAATTGAAACTGGCTCCTAATACCGTCACCAGTGGTAATGAATTCATGGACTGTTTCGTCTTCGACAGCGCGTGATCTAGATGAGTATTCAGAGCTCGATCGCACATGCGCGAGATTTAACTCCCTGAAAGTGTCCTCGCTGAAATTGCCACTTCTAAAGATATCTTCCTCGCCCATCGATCGAGAACTAGAAAAGAatgttgaagaagcggaCCACCCATGGGCCGAGAGATGTTCTCTCTCCAACCCATCCCTGTTGGTATTCATTTCGTTCTCGTCTCTGTCGGCCATGTTGTACTCatataatcatcatcgtctccgCAATGATGGTTACGAACTGGAACTTTGGCCAGCGATCGGATTAGTCCAGAATAGGGAAGGAAAACAATTATCGAAGAGTCACAAGTGGTCGGTCTCAAACAGCTGTGGTAGAAAAGAGAACTGCTAGCCAGGACAGAAACTGGGAGTATGAACTCCGGGACTCTGCCCACCTGTCAGAGAGTCTCCGCGTAGACCGGGAGCCATTTTGTCCGTGGTGCAGCTCAACAAACCCAGTTCAGCTGGCACTCGCATAAGTCTATCGATGGACCAAAGATTAGTCTTcggaagaaagaagcaaacaagtcatcatcagatCCTCAGAGGTGCATGAGCTCTGTGGTACCCACTAATCTACAAGGCAGGCTCGGGATTTTGTATGTGGACGAATAGCTAGTCCGGCACCCGGGGGCGATAGTGATCCCGGCCAGATGAATAGATTAGACATGATGTCTCTGTATGGACCTAGTGTACGG
This genomic window contains:
- a CDS encoding uncharacterized protein (COG:U;~EggNog:ENOG410QDWV;~InterPro:IPR020846,IPR011701,IPR036259;~PFAM:PF07690;~TransMembrane:12 (i84-102o122-140i152-174o180-199i211-234o240-259i310-328o348-370i391-412o424-446i453-475o487-508i);~go_function: GO:0022857 - transmembrane transporter activity [Evidence IEA];~go_process: GO:0055085 - transmembrane transport [Evidence IEA]) — encoded protein: MEKPGVQHVENDDGDENLAVKRRDDHDLEAFNGSHGKDIEEKDSDTLTEDHRQYLIQKYGTVELDPIPDMTDADPYNWPTWKKVINLALVAFHAMMATFSASSIQSAFVEIAEDLGVSVQRASYLTSLVIAILGGAPLFWMPLSNRYGRRPIFLLSLLCSLVANVGCAKSPSYATMGFCRALVAFFISPAAAIGSAVVAETFFKKDRARCMGVWAVMVTLGVPLAPLLFGFVTSRVGYRWIYWILAITNGVQFITYLIFGQETLYIRGSPASHVSNPTLRQRFLDVKRIDPTPLEIWDFLRPISMATRPCVMIPAAAYAMVFLLGGILPSIEMPQLFPEMFGLDSEQVGLQFIAMIIGSLLGDQVGGFLSDRWMLYGRKKTQRTIAPEFRLWISYPGIALTIVGIVIFLVQLDHASSQWNITPLVGVTIGSIGNQIVTTVSFTYAVDCYRSEAASVGVFITLVRQTWGFIGPFWFPQMLENVGYLGSTGIAIALIVAVSAIPMALLHWKGKAWR
- a CDS encoding putative zinc knuckle transcription factor (CnjB) (COG:A;~EggNog:ENOG410PK44;~InterPro:IPR041670,IPR025836,IPR001878,IPR036875;~PFAM:PF15288,PF00098;~go_function: GO:0003676 - nucleic acid binding [Evidence IEA];~go_function: GO:0008270 - zinc ion binding [Evidence IEA]), coding for MAGWTLEGDGDDNGTWGGGNDAGFSNDENARPGHFSTEPGYGGDDFAPATEGHGDDNRCRNCGSDGHFARNCPEPRKDIACFNCGEDGHNKSECTKPRIFKGACRICNKEGHPAAECPEKAPDVCKNCKMEGHKTMDCKENRRFDLNHIPDKLPEEAWAILKKASDERDLEDFREGLKVYSKSLPQATFVDIENKLREEDLNFYLIALDKEVNDCISLIDLQGKLNCTYVVGFFYSPKPQRANLRERWPSSVEDNLERLADAGLPYDRQVPKCNNCGALGHTFRGCKEEREERERVGVKCVNCSADGHRARDCPEPRRNVFACRNCGSEDHKASECPNPRSAENVECKRCNEMGHFAKDCPQKPPPRTCRNCGSEDHVAKECDKPRDVSTVTCRNCDEVGHFSRDCPKKRDYSRVKCNNCGEMGHTIKRCPTANATEDAPHDDSHSFNAPVNDEWNENGGTQWNESGGTQQESAPAEEGEWNVGSTPGW